Proteins encoded within one genomic window of Halorussus salilacus:
- a CDS encoding heavy metal translocating P-type ATPase: MTTDERAERVRLSVPEMDCPSCAKKVTASVERLDGVEETDAAPTTGTLVVTYDAEETDPAAVRERVTAAGYAVEDDAETGGTVRLSVPEMDCPSCAGKVENALDGVPGVESFETHPATGEVVATGGADPETLSAAVEGAGYEVADASGDGGGPDVADPSSVWTSPRGLKTWAGAALMLAGMAMEFAFAGANATLFEALGREFHVSAVLLLAAAGVAGQPIVRSGYYSARNLSLDIDLLMGTGVVSAIAVGLYVEAATLAVLYSVAELLERFSMDRARDSVRELMDLSPDTATVRRESEAQRASTASGEQRDPRAREETVPVEEVAVGETVIVRPGEKIPVDGEVREGESAVNQAPITGESVPVDKTPGSEVYAGTVNEEGYLEVEATAESDETTLSQVVELVGDAQRDRTDREQFIERFAAYYTPIIVAGAVLTAFGPPLLFGEPFRVWFVRGLTLLVVACPCAFVISTPVSVVSGVTSAARNGVLVKGGPYLESMGSVEAVAFDKTGTLTEGNLAVTDVVALGGTAERDLLRCAHDLERRSEHPIAKAIVEHAHEVADPHEGGEDRPVENFESLTGKGVRADIDGVTHYAGKPALFEELGFDLEHVHLSTDGGEVTEVAESKCADREDCLDLLADVVPRFQREGKTVVLVGTDEELEGVLAVADEVREEAATAVERLQARGLTCVMLTGDNEGTARAVAEEVGVDSFRAELLPEQKVEAVERLTDEHESVAMVGDGVNDAPAMAAATVGVAMGAAGTDAAIETADIALLGDDLLKVPYLYRLSRKANSVIRQNIWSSLAVKAVLAAGAPLGLVSVAAAIVVGDMGMSLAVTSNAMRLAGVKPEE; encoded by the coding sequence ATGACGACTGACGAGCGCGCGGAGAGGGTCAGGCTCTCGGTCCCCGAGATGGACTGTCCCTCCTGCGCGAAGAAGGTCACCGCGAGCGTCGAGCGCCTCGACGGCGTCGAGGAGACCGACGCCGCGCCGACGACGGGCACGCTCGTCGTGACCTACGACGCCGAGGAGACCGACCCCGCGGCGGTGCGCGAGCGCGTGACCGCGGCGGGGTACGCGGTCGAAGACGACGCCGAGACCGGCGGGACCGTCCGGCTCTCGGTCCCCGAGATGGACTGCCCCTCGTGCGCCGGGAAGGTCGAGAACGCCCTCGACGGCGTGCCCGGCGTCGAGTCGTTCGAGACCCACCCCGCGACCGGCGAGGTGGTCGCGACCGGCGGGGCCGACCCCGAGACCCTCTCGGCGGCGGTCGAGGGCGCGGGCTACGAGGTGGCCGATGCGTCGGGCGACGGCGGCGGTCCCGACGTCGCCGACCCGAGTTCGGTCTGGACGAGCCCCCGCGGCCTGAAGACGTGGGCCGGGGCCGCCCTCATGCTCGCGGGGATGGCCATGGAGTTCGCGTTCGCGGGCGCGAACGCGACGCTGTTCGAGGCGCTCGGCCGGGAGTTCCACGTCTCGGCCGTCCTCCTGCTGGCGGCGGCCGGGGTCGCCGGACAGCCCATCGTCCGGAGCGGCTACTACTCCGCGCGGAACCTGAGCCTCGACATCGACCTGCTGATGGGCACGGGCGTCGTGAGCGCCATCGCGGTCGGTCTCTACGTCGAGGCGGCCACCCTCGCGGTGCTGTACAGCGTCGCCGAACTGTTAGAGCGGTTCTCGATGGACCGCGCGCGCGACTCGGTCCGGGAACTGATGGACCTCTCGCCCGACACCGCGACGGTCCGAAGGGAGAGCGAGGCGCAACGCGCCTCGACAGCGAGCGGGGAACAGCGTGACCCGCGAGCGCGCGAGGAGACCGTCCCGGTCGAGGAGGTCGCGGTCGGCGAGACCGTAATCGTCCGGCCCGGCGAGAAGATACCGGTCGACGGCGAGGTCCGCGAGGGCGAGAGCGCGGTGAATCAGGCCCCCATCACCGGCGAGAGCGTTCCCGTCGACAAGACGCCCGGCTCGGAGGTGTACGCCGGGACGGTCAACGAGGAGGGCTACCTCGAAGTCGAGGCGACCGCCGAGTCCGACGAGACCACCCTCTCGCAGGTTGTCGAACTCGTGGGCGACGCCCAGCGCGACCGGACCGACCGCGAGCAGTTCATCGAGCGGTTCGCGGCCTACTACACGCCCATCATCGTCGCGGGCGCGGTCCTGACCGCGTTCGGACCGCCCCTGCTGTTCGGCGAACCCTTCCGCGTGTGGTTCGTCCGGGGACTGACCCTGCTCGTCGTGGCGTGTCCCTGCGCGTTCGTCATCTCGACGCCGGTGTCGGTGGTGTCGGGCGTGACCAGCGCGGCGCGAAACGGCGTCCTCGTGAAGGGCGGCCCCTACCTCGAATCGATGGGGTCGGTCGAGGCGGTCGCGTTCGACAAGACCGGCACGCTCACCGAGGGCAACCTCGCGGTGACCGACGTGGTCGCGCTCGGCGGCACCGCCGAGCGCGACCTCCTGCGGTGTGCCCACGACCTCGAACGCCGGAGCGAACACCCCATCGCGAAGGCCATCGTCGAGCACGCCCACGAGGTGGCCGACCCCCACGAGGGCGGCGAGGACCGACCCGTCGAGAACTTCGAGAGCCTCACGGGCAAGGGCGTCCGAGCCGACATCGACGGCGTGACCCACTACGCGGGCAAGCCCGCGCTGTTCGAGGAACTGGGCTTCGACCTCGAACACGTCCACCTCTCGACCGACGGGGGAGAGGTGACCGAGGTCGCCGAGAGCAAGTGCGCCGACCGCGAGGACTGTCTGGACCTGCTCGCCGACGTGGTGCCCCGGTTCCAGCGCGAGGGCAAGACCGTGGTCCTCGTGGGGACCGACGAGGAACTGGAGGGCGTCCTCGCGGTCGCCGACGAGGTCCGCGAGGAGGCCGCGACCGCGGTCGAGCGCCTGCAGGCCCGCGGCCTGACCTGCGTCATGCTCACCGGCGACAACGAGGGCACCGCCCGCGCGGTCGCCGAGGAGGTCGGCGTCGATTCGTTCCGCGCGGAACTCCTGCCCGAGCAGAAGGTCGAGGCGGTCGAGCGGCTCACCGACGAACACGAGTCGGTCGCGATGGTCGGTGACGGGGTCAACGACGCCCCCGCGATGGCGGCCGCGACCGTGGGCGTGGCGATGGGCGCGGCCGGGACCGACGCCGCCATCGAGACCGCCGACATCGCGCTGCTGGGCGACGACCTCCTGAAGGTGCCGTATCTCTACCGGCTCTCCCGGAAGGCCAACAGCGTCATCCGCCAGAACATCTGGTCGAGCCTCGCGGTCAAGGCGGTGCTGGCCGCGGGCGCGCCGCTCGGACTGGTGTCGGTCGCGGCCGCCATCGTGGTCGGCGACATGGGGATGAGCCTCGCGGTGACGAGCAACGCGATGCGGCTGGCGGGAGTGAAGCCCGAGGAGTAG
- a CDS encoding histone deacetylase family protein: MKFGYSEECLAHDTGGRHPENPDRLRAIREGLARKHGVEYVEADPAVPDAVEAVHDADYVAEFREFCESGGGNWDPDTVAVEATWDAALRSAGLAEWAAETALDGADGRETPFSLGRPPGHHAVFDDAMGFCFFNNVAVAARSAIAEREVSRVAVFDWDVHHGNGTQDIFYDADDVFYASTHEQGLYPGTGDIEETGEGPGEGTTLNVPLPAGAGDPEYRDAFDDLVAPATREFDPDLLLVSAGFDAHRHDPISRMRVSTDGYGMLTARVRDLADDIDAALGFVLEGGYGLDTLAESVAEVHETFDGKRPVTPDGDADEGVVELIEEVRATHPVFE; encoded by the coding sequence ATGAAGTTCGGCTACAGCGAGGAGTGTCTCGCCCACGACACCGGCGGGCGCCACCCCGAGAACCCCGACCGCCTGCGGGCCATCCGAGAGGGACTCGCGCGCAAGCACGGCGTCGAGTACGTCGAGGCCGACCCAGCGGTCCCCGACGCGGTCGAGGCGGTCCACGACGCCGACTACGTCGCGGAGTTCCGGGAGTTCTGCGAGTCGGGCGGCGGCAACTGGGACCCCGACACCGTCGCGGTCGAGGCGACGTGGGACGCCGCCCTGCGCTCGGCGGGGCTCGCCGAGTGGGCGGCCGAGACCGCGCTCGACGGTGCCGACGGCCGCGAGACGCCCTTCTCGCTCGGGCGGCCGCCGGGTCACCACGCGGTCTTCGACGACGCGATGGGCTTTTGCTTCTTCAACAACGTCGCGGTCGCGGCCCGTAGCGCCATCGCCGAGCGCGAGGTCTCGCGGGTCGCGGTCTTCGACTGGGACGTCCACCACGGCAACGGCACGCAGGACATCTTCTACGACGCCGACGACGTGTTCTACGCCTCGACCCACGAGCAGGGCCTGTATCCGGGCACCGGTGACATCGAGGAGACCGGCGAGGGCCCGGGCGAGGGAACGACCCTCAACGTCCCGCTCCCGGCGGGCGCGGGCGACCCCGAGTATCGGGACGCCTTCGACGACCTCGTCGCGCCAGCGACTCGCGAGTTCGACCCGGACCTACTGCTCGTGAGCGCGGGGTTCGACGCCCACCGCCACGACCCCATCTCCCGGATGCGGGTCTCGACCGACGGTTACGGGATGTTGACCGCGCGCGTGCGGGACCTCGCCGACGACATCGACGCCGCGCTCGGGTTCGTCCTCGAAGGCGGCTACGGGCTGGACACGCTGGCCGAGAGCGTCGCGGAGGTCCACGAGACCTTCGACGGCAAGCGCCCGGTGACCCCCGACGGGGACGCCGACGAGGGCGTGGTGGAGTTGATCGAGGAGGTCCGGGCGACGCATCCGGTGTTCGAGTAG
- a CDS encoding histone family protein yields MSVELPFAPVDTIIRRNAGDLRVSADAAEELARRIQRHGAELAVDAAEQASADGRKTLMSGDFGVEQVVDKTDLELPVAPVDRIARLDIADDYRVAMDARIALADILEDYADNVARAAAILARHADRRTVKAEDIETYFKLFE; encoded by the coding sequence ATGAGCGTCGAGCTGCCGTTTGCACCTGTCGATACCATCATCCGACGGAACGCGGGGGACCTCCGGGTCAGCGCCGACGCCGCCGAGGAGTTGGCCCGGCGCATCCAGCGCCACGGAGCCGAACTCGCGGTCGACGCCGCCGAGCAGGCGAGCGCCGACGGGCGCAAGACCCTGATGAGCGGCGACTTCGGCGTCGAGCAGGTCGTCGACAAGACCGACCTCGAACTCCCGGTCGCGCCGGTCGACCGCATCGCGCGCCTCGACATCGCCGACGACTACCGCGTGGCGATGGACGCCCGCATCGCGCTGGCCGACATCCTCGAAGACTACGCCGACAACGTCGCCCGCGCTGCGGCCATCCTCGCGCGCCACGCCGACCGGCGAACCGTTAAGGCCGAGGACATCGAGACGTACTTCAAACTGTTCGAATGA